One stretch of Methanobacteriaceae archaeon DNA includes these proteins:
- a CDS encoding alpha/beta fold hydrolase — MAIENTFQHQQIDINGISTHIIEAGDNKRPTILFLHGYPENWGSFADVMALLKENYHILSLDMPGVGKSSQLFQ; from the coding sequence ATGGCCATAGAAAACACTTTCCAGCACCAGCAAATTGACATCAATGGAATTTCAACTCATATCATTGAAGCTGGAGATAACAAAAGGCCAACTATTCTATTTCTGCATGGTTATCCTGAAAACTGGGGTAGCTTTGCCGATGTAATGGCCCTATTAAAAGAAAATTATCATATTTTATCTCTGGATATGCCTGGAGTTGGGAAATCCAGTCAATTGTTCCAGTGA